The Pseudomonas cavernicola DNA segment TGCACTGGGATGTTGGAAGCCCGTGTGGGATGCGCCAGTGGCGCACCGTTCGAGCATAGTCCGGTGACCGCTGCGCTCTACAGGCTGCGGCCGCCTAGTTGTTACCTGTTGTGTCGACCTTCGACAACGCGGCGCCCTTGCCCAGACTGATACGGAAGCAGGGCGCTAGCTGGTCGCTGCCAACGCATCGAGAAAACTCTCCAGCACCAGATGCGGCCTGCGTCCCTTGCGCGTCACCGAAGCGAGGCTGAGGTCATAGAAGCGCGTCGCCGCTTTCAACGCCCGCAAGCGGCCTTGCTGCACCCACAGGCTGGCGTAGTGGTCCGGCAAGTAACCGATATAGCGCCCGGTGAGAATCAGAAAGGCCATGCCCTCACGGTCCGAGGCGCTAGCCGTGCAGTTCAACGCCTGGTATCGCGCTTGAATCTCAGGCGGCAGGCGGAAGGTCGGGGCGATGGCATCCTGGCTATTCAGGCGCTCATCCGTCAGCTGCTGGTCATCGACATAGAACAGCGGATGGCCGACCGCGCAGTAGAGCAGTGAGCGTTCGCTATACAGCGGCTGATACTCCAGCCCCGACAGCGTGCTGGCCTGCGGCACCACGCCAACGTGCAGGCGGCCGTCGAGCACGCCTTGCTCCACCTCGCTCGGCGGGGTCATGCGGATCTGGATGTGCACATCCGGCCCGCGCTCCTTCAGCAACGCCAAGGCGTGGGTAATGCGCATGTGCGGCAGGGTCACCAGGTTATCGGTCAGGCCGATGTTCAGCTCGCCGCGCAAATGCTGGTGCAGGCCGTTCACTTCGGTGCGAAAGCTTTCCAGGGCACCGAGCAGTTGCAACGAGGATTGGTAAACCTCGCGGCCTTCCTCGGTCA contains these protein-coding regions:
- a CDS encoding LysR family transcriptional regulator codes for the protein MSNRRPAPLAQVSDFDIRLLRIFRSVVECGGFSAAESVLGIGRSAISQQMSDLEQRLGLRLCQRGRAGFALTEEGREVYQSSLQLLGALESFRTEVNGLHQHLRGELNIGLTDNLVTLPHMRITHALALLKERGPDVHIQIRMTPPSEVEQGVLDGRLHVGVVPQASTLSGLEYQPLYSERSLLYCAVGHPLFYVDDQQLTDERLNSQDAIAPTFRLPPEIQARYQALNCTASASDREGMAFLILTGRYIGYLPDHYASLWVQQGRLRALKAATRFYDLSLASVTRKGRRPHLVLESFLDALAATS